The following coding sequences lie in one Alicyclobacillus curvatus genomic window:
- a CDS encoding diacylglycerol kinase family lipid kinase: MTRLLHFVVNRDAGRGRALAAWETVSRSIVEQAQGGGLDVDFTHSFVGDAIPFAKLAPETVLVSVGGDGSVHYVAQEAIKRGYVLGVVPAGTGNDFARNLGLPLDLPGTLRVLLFGEPHQVDAIRVNQTYVSNLAGYGIDAEVVQWIETHPWLKKIGRLGYGVVVPIVLWRHRPFDVSVLVDDHQMKSFPKASIFAIANGSRFGGGMRIAPTASPYDGELNLVVGTGLSKLAILRLFPRIYRGTHVTHPAVTCLTGHRFQIEFSGAPTAAEYDGEMYPFPQHAQVNLESGLRILLPPNHSRL; the protein is encoded by the coding sequence ATGACAAGATTATTGCACTTCGTAGTGAATCGTGACGCAGGCCGAGGTCGGGCCTTGGCTGCGTGGGAAACCGTATCAAGGTCGATTGTGGAACAGGCGCAGGGTGGGGGGCTGGATGTGGATTTCACCCACTCTTTCGTTGGCGATGCGATTCCGTTTGCCAAACTAGCGCCAGAAACAGTTCTGGTCAGTGTCGGCGGTGATGGGTCGGTACATTACGTCGCTCAAGAGGCCATAAAAAGAGGATATGTGCTTGGCGTGGTACCCGCGGGCACCGGTAATGACTTTGCCCGCAACCTTGGATTGCCTTTGGATTTACCTGGAACTCTGCGCGTTCTGTTGTTCGGGGAACCTCACCAAGTCGATGCCATTCGGGTGAATCAGACGTACGTGTCCAACCTCGCGGGATACGGAATTGACGCTGAGGTCGTGCAGTGGATAGAGACTCACCCCTGGCTCAAAAAAATCGGCAGACTCGGATATGGTGTCGTGGTTCCCATCGTGCTTTGGAGACACCGTCCATTTGACGTCTCGGTTCTGGTGGATGACCATCAGATGAAATCTTTTCCCAAGGCCTCGATATTTGCAATTGCCAACGGATCGCGCTTTGGCGGTGGTATGCGCATTGCGCCCACGGCCAGTCCGTACGACGGGGAGCTAAATCTCGTGGTAGGGACAGGGTTGTCCAAACTGGCCATCCTACGACTGTTCCCTCGGATTTACAGAGGGACACATGTTACGCACCCAGCCGTGACCTGCTTGACTGGCCACCGCTTTCAAATTGAGTTCAGCGGGGCTCCGACGGCAGCTGAATACGATGGGGAAATGTACCCGTTTCCTCAGCATGCGCAAGTGAACCTTGAATCAGGTCTTCGAATCCTGCTGCCACCGAATCATTCAAGGCTGTAA
- a CDS encoding DUF4446 family protein, which translates to MNLPMNTTDLWLVGLTAVTLLNFILVIVLSVQKSKLRRQLKRWQGIHETADLDAIYDRTLKRVEAADEVLANLSASVHAVELALRTKVSTPKVTRYNAFSDTGSDLSFSVALVDDTQTGIVMSSIYGREESRTYGKPVVNGQSSYPLTDEEAEVLSVAPSASGRRPVKTV; encoded by the coding sequence ATGAATCTACCGATGAATACCACGGACTTATGGCTTGTCGGCCTGACGGCCGTCACCCTCCTTAACTTCATTCTGGTCATCGTTCTGTCTGTGCAGAAATCCAAACTGCGCCGTCAATTGAAACGATGGCAGGGCATACACGAGACTGCGGACCTTGATGCCATTTATGACCGAACCTTAAAGCGCGTTGAGGCTGCGGATGAGGTCCTTGCCAACCTGTCTGCGTCAGTCCATGCTGTAGAATTAGCTCTCAGGACAAAGGTCAGCACCCCGAAAGTTACACGATATAACGCGTTTTCGGATACTGGCAGTGACCTCAGTTTCTCGGTTGCTCTGGTTGACGATACGCAAACGGGGATTGTCATGTCATCCATCTACGGTCGGGAAGAGTCTCGCACTTATGGAAAACCTGTCGTGAATGGACAGTCTTCGTACCCGTTGACAGATGAAGAGGCTGAGGTCCTGTCGGTGGCACCTTCTGCATCTGGCAGAAGACCAGTGAAGACAGTGTAA
- the yyaC gene encoding spore protease YyaC: MAVIVLSRALEAVFEYAAGRDIVIVCVGTDRSTGDAFGPIVGSKLSGLRDVRVYGSLEEPVHAVNLAATLETIRNANLKDPFILAVDACLGKFDHVGQIIVEEGPLRPGAGVKKSLPEFGDFTITGVVNVSGFMEYFVLQNTRLNVVMKMSDIVVEALKSSLRRFQTRQRLVGANDAPWQ, from the coding sequence ATGGCCGTCATCGTCCTGTCCCGTGCCCTAGAAGCAGTGTTCGAGTATGCTGCTGGACGTGATATCGTCATCGTGTGTGTCGGAACGGACCGATCGACTGGTGACGCCTTCGGACCCATCGTCGGATCAAAACTGTCGGGACTTCGAGATGTCCGAGTGTATGGGAGCTTGGAGGAACCTGTACATGCTGTCAACCTTGCAGCGACGCTGGAAACAATTCGCAACGCGAATCTGAAAGACCCCTTTATCCTTGCGGTGGATGCTTGTTTGGGGAAATTCGACCATGTGGGCCAAATTATCGTTGAAGAAGGACCCTTGAGGCCTGGAGCTGGCGTCAAAAAGTCGCTTCCGGAGTTTGGTGATTTCACAATCACGGGGGTTGTGAATGTTAGTGGGTTTATGGAGTACTTTGTACTTCAGAACACAAGGTTGAACGTGGTCATGAAAATGAGTGATATTGTCGTAGAAGCGCTCAAGTCGAGTCTCCGTCGATTCCAGACGCGGCAGCGCCTCGTGGGCGCAAATGATGCACCGTGGCAGTAG